In Nitrosomonas ureae, the sequence AATCCATCATGGAAATTTCTAGAGTTGGTGCATCGTTTGGATCGGGAAACTTCGGGTGTGCTGTTATTGGCAAAGAAACGCAGTGCACTGGTGGAATTGCATCGACAAATCCGCGAAGGCTTGGTGGAGAAGCACTATCTGGTTATGGTCAAAGGCAAGTGGAGCAATGCTAAACAGCATGTAAAGCTAGCGCTTGACAAATATGTGACGGCCAGCGGTGAAAGACGGGTTGCTGTAGTCACCAGCATTCGCCCTGGCAACAAGCCGATGTCTTCTCATTCGATATTTAAGCTGGATAAATCTTGGGATAATTTCAGTTTATTGGATGCAGAAATAAAAACTGGCCGCACGCATCAAATCCGTGTTCACCTTGCACATTTGGGTTTTCCTATCCTAGGAGATGATAAATATGGTAATTTTGAGATCAATAAGCGTCTCGCTAAAGATGGCGGTCGTGGGAAGAATAAACTGACGCGTATGTTTTTGCACGCACATTCGCTGCAAATCGCACACCCCGTTTCAGGACAACGTATGAATCTGCGTTCGCCTTTGTCCAGTGATCTGCAGAAATTCATCGACGATCTGGATCGATTCTAACGCCTTAGTTTAAGTTCTTCTTATGAAGTTGCGATGATACAATATACAATTAAATATCAGGATTGGTGGCAATTTGTTCAGTTTTAAACATGGTTTGCAAAACTTCCCAGACATTTTCTGCAATTTTTTTCTGCGCGACTTCGGTAGGATGTATTCCATCAGCTTGGAAGAATTCATGTTTATCGCCAAAACCAGCTAGTAAGAATGGTATTAATTTGATTTGATAATTTTCGGCCAATTGCGGAAAGATCGCTTGGAACTTTTGCGTATACGTTCTGCCATAATTCGGTGGTAACTGCATGCCGGCAAGTAAAACCAATGCATTGTTTTGTTGACATTCTTCTATAATGGCAGCCAGATTCTCATAAATGGATTTGATTGATGCGCCGCGTAAACCGTCATTTCCACCAAGTTCGACGATGACAATCTCGGGACGATGTGTTTCAAGTGCTTGTCGGATTCGATTGCGCCCTCCCAATGCCGTTTCGCCGCTGATGCTTGCGTTGATGATGCGATAATCAGCATACTTTGACTGTAATCGTTGTTCCAGCAATGTAACCCAGCCTGCTTCGGTCGATATGCCATAACTGGAGGATAAGCTATCGCCAAAGACCATGATAGTGTTGGTCGATGCGACTGCCGGAGCGCAGATAGTAAAAACAACAATCAGAATAATCAGGAATTTTTTTTTCATGTTAGATAACCATGTTAATCAATCCATTCTTTGGACTCATGCATTGACCAAGCAGGTCAATACCGGAGATACACAACTTACCATATTGCAAGATATCGATCTGCAAGTATATGCGGGTGAAGCTGTTGCAATTATAGGCGCATCCGGTTCGGGAAAATCTACTTTATTAGGCTTACTGGCAGGATTGGATTTGCCAACCGCAGGGAAAGTTCATCTGGATGCAGTCGATATTTTTACATTGGATGAGGATAGCCGCGCGGCTTTGCGCGGAAAAATTCTGGGTTTTGTTTTTCAATCATTTCAATTATTGCCAGCATTAACGGCGATTGAGAATGTGATGTTGCCTTTGGAGCTTTCTCAACAGAACAAAAATGCTGAAGCAATTGCCCGAAAATTGCTGGAGCGCGTAGGACTGGCCAAACGCCTGAATCATTACCCTAAACAATTGTCCGGGGGAGAGCAGCAACGGGTTGCCATTGCACGTGCTTTTGCCACGGATCCTAAGTTATTGCTGGCGGATGAACCCACTGGGAATCTTGACTCGGCTACCGGTATACAGATCATTGATCTCATGTTTGAGCTTAATCGTGAGCATGGTACGACATTGGTTCTGGTTACTCATGATGAAGCATTGTCACGGCGCTGTTCGCGTCAGATTCGTTTAGCGGACGGCAAATTGGTGCAATAGTTGCAGAAGCTTGGCATTA encodes:
- a CDS encoding RluA family pseudouridine synthase, which gives rise to MESITSIIKERVKEDGDDQRIDNFLFKRFRSVPKNHLYQLIRSGQVRVNGKRIDANYRLQLGDMMRIPPVKIETKDSFHRAAITCVNFFSFTHLYEDDAVLAIDKPSGMAVHGGSNISFGVIEQLRAQNPSWKFLELVHRLDRETSGVLLLAKKRSALVELHRQIREGLVEKHYLVMVKGKWSNAKQHVKLALDKYVTASGERRVAVVTSIRPGNKPMSSHSIFKLDKSWDNFSLLDAEIKTGRTHQIRVHLAHLGFPILGDDKYGNFEINKRLAKDGGRGKNKLTRMFLHAHSLQIAHPVSGQRMNLRSPLSSDLQKFIDDLDRF
- a CDS encoding arylesterase; protein product: MKKKFLIILIVVFTICAPAVASTNTIMVFGDSLSSSYGISTEAGWVTLLEQRLQSKYADYRIINASISGETALGGRNRIRQALETHRPEIVIVELGGNDGLRGASIKSIYENLAAIIEECQQNNALVLLAGMQLPPNYGRTYTQKFQAIFPQLAENYQIKLIPFLLAGFGDKHEFFQADGIHPTEVAQKKIAENVWEVLQTMFKTEQIATNPDI
- a CDS encoding ABC transporter ATP-binding protein, which produces MLDNHVNQSILWTHALTKQVNTGDTQLTILQDIDLQVYAGEAVAIIGASGSGKSTLLGLLAGLDLPTAGKVHLDAVDIFTLDEDSRAALRGKILGFVFQSFQLLPALTAIENVMLPLELSQQNKNAEAIARKLLERVGLAKRLNHYPKQLSGGEQQRVAIARAFATDPKLLLADEPTGNLDSATGIQIIDLMFELNREHGTTLVLVTHDEALSRRCSRQIRLADGKLVQ